The following proteins come from a genomic window of Vallitaleaceae bacterium 9-2:
- a CDS encoding hydantoinase/oxoprolinase family protein, with product MQKRTIRIGIDVGGTFTHAVAIQQPENEVIAHAVTPTTHLSKASVSEGIIKVFKDIIEQTGASDAEINFVAHSTTQATNALLEGDVAKVGIVGMGKGLDGIKAKSDTQVKSLELSQGKLLDTSHRYINSGSKMFNEDEISIVLEELKNENCEVIVVSEAFGVDDTTNEALVVKAACEKGLPATASHEISQLYGLKVRTRTAVINASILPKMTTTALLTEKSIKDSGITSPLMIMRSDGGVMDLPQMKKRPILTMLSGPAAGIAAALMYAKISDGIFLEVGGTSTDISAIKNGKAMIKSANVGGHLTYLKTLDSRTVGVGGGSMVRMHNNKVLEVGPRSAHIAGLGYLAFSQPNELIDLKPKLIRPMPSDPNDYLIVENKAGKQFAVTLTDASIVLGMTAEGDYAYANKETVDHVFCELAKAYNTTAKNLAKDMLDQAIAKVRPVVEDLLYEYNIDAELVSLVGGGGGATAVVNWLGKSMQMKHMIAEKAEVISAIGAAMAMLRDCIERTVLEPTEQEIVAIRKEAIGRLEAMGAQSSTIEVQVEVDNAKNILRAIATGAFHMNKDALDKKVLSEDEISASAIKAFKSEADRVTAVAKTKGLTVFQNHEKIKKFFGLMTKNKITYRILDDSGVVKLQLNKGAYMQTRANGEIPEFIQSESIYNDVGMIIPEIFMLYKSRVVDFSTILDYKQVMELIRIELDGLEEDEPIVLLAHPRNS from the coding sequence ATGCAAAAAAGGACTATACGTATAGGTATTGATGTAGGGGGAACCTTTACACATGCAGTAGCTATACAACAACCGGAAAATGAAGTGATTGCACATGCAGTTACACCGACAACGCACTTGTCAAAGGCGTCGGTATCAGAAGGGATTATTAAAGTTTTTAAGGACATCATTGAACAGACAGGCGCCAGCGATGCAGAGATTAATTTTGTAGCGCATAGTACAACCCAAGCAACGAACGCTTTGCTTGAAGGGGATGTTGCAAAAGTGGGAATTGTTGGAATGGGTAAGGGACTAGATGGTATAAAAGCAAAGAGCGACACCCAAGTTAAATCCCTAGAATTAAGCCAAGGAAAACTATTAGATACATCTCATAGATATATAAACTCAGGGAGTAAAATGTTTAATGAAGATGAGATTAGCATAGTTCTTGAGGAATTAAAAAATGAAAATTGTGAAGTCATCGTTGTCAGTGAAGCTTTTGGTGTCGATGATACAACAAATGAAGCGTTGGTTGTCAAAGCTGCATGTGAAAAGGGATTACCTGCAACAGCGAGCCATGAGATATCTCAACTCTATGGATTAAAGGTACGAACACGTACAGCTGTCATTAATGCCAGTATCTTACCGAAGATGACAACGACAGCGCTTTTGACAGAAAAAAGTATCAAAGATAGTGGGATTACGTCACCATTAATGATTATGCGAAGTGATGGTGGTGTTATGGACTTGCCCCAGATGAAAAAGAGACCGATTTTAACGATGTTATCAGGGCCAGCAGCAGGCATTGCCGCCGCCCTTATGTATGCCAAGATATCCGATGGTATATTTTTAGAGGTTGGTGGAACCAGTACAGATATATCTGCCATTAAAAATGGCAAGGCGATGATCAAAAGCGCCAATGTCGGGGGACATCTGACATACTTAAAAACCTTAGATTCAAGAACCGTAGGAGTAGGTGGGGGATCCATGGTTCGGATGCATAATAATAAAGTCCTGGAAGTGGGACCACGAAGCGCGCATATTGCAGGATTAGGCTATCTTGCCTTTAGTCAACCTAATGAACTGATTGATTTAAAGCCAAAATTAATTCGACCCATGCCATCTGATCCAAACGATTACCTAATCGTAGAAAATAAAGCCGGAAAACAATTTGCAGTAACCCTTACAGATGCATCCATTGTTCTTGGGATGACCGCAGAAGGCGATTATGCATATGCGAATAAAGAGACGGTCGACCATGTATTTTGCGAATTAGCAAAAGCTTATAATACAACGGCAAAAAACTTGGCAAAAGACATGCTAGACCAAGCGATAGCTAAAGTCAGACCTGTTGTTGAGGATTTACTATATGAATATAACATTGACGCTGAACTGGTATCTCTTGTAGGTGGAGGTGGAGGCGCTACGGCTGTGGTGAATTGGTTGGGAAAATCTATGCAGATGAAGCATATGATTGCTGAAAAAGCAGAGGTTATATCTGCAATTGGTGCAGCAATGGCTATGTTAAGAGACTGTATTGAAAGAACCGTATTAGAACCGACAGAACAAGAGATTGTTGCTATTCGAAAAGAAGCTATCGGTCGATTAGAAGCCATGGGAGCACAAAGTAGTACCATTGAGGTACAAGTTGAAGTTGATAATGCAAAGAATATACTACGGGCCATAGCAACAGGTGCTTTTCACATGAACAAAGATGCACTGGATAAAAAGGTCCTGAGCGAGGATGAAATCTCAGCAAGTGCCATCAAAGCGTTTAAGTCAGAAGCAGATCGTGTAACAGCGGTAGCAAAAACAAAAGGATTAACCGTCTTTCAAAACCATGAAAAGATAAAAAAATTCTTTGGACTGATGACAAAAAATAAAATCACCTATCGAATTCTTGATGATTCTGGGGTGGTCAAACTTCAATTAAATAAAGGTGCGTATATGCAAACCCGCGCCAATGGTGAAATACCGGAGTTTATCCAAAGTGAATCCATTTACAATGATGTCGGCATGATTATTCCTGAGATTTTTATGTTATATAAAAGTCGAGTGGTTGATTTTTCAACCATCTTAGATTATAAGCAGGTGATGGAGTTAATTCGTATCGAACTCGATGGTCTAGAAGAAGATGAGCCTATTGTTTTATTGGCACATCCACGAAATAGTTAG
- a CDS encoding DUF4127 family protein — MKISMLPIDSRPCTYNFPQQLVKLLGYDLNVPSIDQMDFFKQPSSYEAISTWLLDAASKSDILILSVDQLLYGGLIASRQNYVSMDEAKQRLDLIKQLKQTKPNLEIYAYNILMRTTVSTVNAESKKWWEKVAKYSKLYYLEQTQSQPKYQQAVKELEREIPRDVLEEFWEVRNRNHTMNKMCLEFAKDNIFERLLILQEDCATQGIQKFEQQVLQEFVNKNNLQKRIYIHNGTDEAGMEICMLALCTLRQSKSIKIHWLGDNMTFTARYEDREFSKNLYSHMQMMNIREEKSAQDVLFIYPPKASQGDHCPKLEASHQYDDSQMQDFAERILAEHKRGKNCFLLDLGYANGGDMEFMKVVSATLDVRQLFGYAAWNTASNALGTILSQIVACRSSNTMLNQKFTMERILDDLVYQAIVREKVEQNLRQHKQDVWCIENLPLGNALLHQGFESKQGVLNQIFNHSVPSFNYKIWWPRTFEIDIEVE, encoded by the coding sequence ATGAAAATTAGTATGCTTCCTATAGACTCACGACCGTGTACGTATAATTTTCCTCAACAACTGGTCAAATTATTAGGATATGACTTAAATGTTCCTTCAATTGATCAGATGGATTTTTTTAAACAACCCTCGTCCTATGAAGCGATATCAACATGGCTATTAGATGCAGCAAGTAAAAGCGACATATTGATTTTGTCTGTTGACCAGCTATTATACGGAGGTTTAATCGCATCAAGGCAAAACTATGTATCTATGGATGAGGCTAAACAAAGGCTGGACTTGATAAAACAGCTAAAACAGACAAAGCCTAATTTGGAGATTTATGCCTATAACATCTTAATGCGAACTACGGTCAGTACCGTTAACGCAGAATCAAAAAAATGGTGGGAAAAAGTAGCCAAGTATTCAAAGTTGTATTATCTAGAACAAACACAGTCCCAACCAAAGTACCAGCAGGCCGTTAAAGAATTAGAAAGGGAAATACCTAGAGACGTCTTAGAGGAGTTTTGGGAGGTTCGTAATAGGAATCATACCATGAATAAGATGTGTTTGGAGTTTGCCAAGGATAACATTTTTGAGCGGTTACTAATCTTACAAGAAGACTGTGCGACACAAGGGATTCAAAAATTTGAGCAACAAGTGCTTCAAGAGTTTGTCAACAAAAACAACCTACAAAAAAGAATCTATATTCATAATGGAACCGATGAAGCCGGAATGGAGATTTGTATGCTGGCACTTTGCACACTTAGACAAAGCAAATCCATAAAAATTCATTGGCTTGGAGACAACATGACATTTACAGCGCGATATGAAGACCGAGAGTTTTCAAAAAATCTGTATAGTCATATGCAGATGATGAATATCCGTGAAGAAAAAAGCGCACAAGATGTATTATTCATTTATCCGCCAAAAGCAAGTCAAGGAGATCATTGTCCCAAACTTGAAGCCTCTCACCAATATGATGATAGCCAGATGCAAGATTTTGCAGAGAGAATTCTAGCCGAGCACAAGCGAGGAAAAAATTGTTTTTTGTTGGACCTAGGCTATGCTAATGGTGGAGATATGGAGTTTATGAAAGTGGTGTCAGCAACGCTTGATGTGAGGCAACTCTTTGGATATGCGGCTTGGAATACAGCAAGTAACGCCTTGGGAACAATCCTATCACAAATTGTTGCATGTCGTTCTAGCAATACAATGCTCAATCAGAAGTTTACGATGGAGCGTATATTAGATGATTTGGTCTATCAAGCTATTGTGCGAGAAAAGGTGGAACAAAACCTTCGTCAACACAAGCAAGATGTTTGGTGCATAGAAAACTTACCCCTAGGGAACGCACTGTTGCATCAAGGTTTTGAAAGCAAACAGGGAGTATTAAATCAAATCTTTAATCATTCGGTACCGTCATTTAACTATAAAATCTGGTGGCCAAGAACATTTGAGATAGATATAGAGGTAGAATGA
- a CDS encoding FAD-dependent oxidoreductase yields the protein MKKIYDLVVIGAGPSGMTTAISAARQGLEVLLIDKNSYPGGMNTAAMVSPLLTFHCGEQQVIKGIAQEIIDRLAKHNATLGHIPDPIGMASSITPIDTEILKIVYFEMLEELPNITVLFDTVLYSVESSQGIVKKVCVINKSGSATYTGKMFVDSTGDGDLAAMAKAEFNIGRTKDGLCQPMTLIFTVGGVELSKVIEYVENNTEQFILNKNSDLNKYLAVSGFFEFVKQAQENGDLNIPRDRVLFFQGIHPGEITVNMTRIIKLSGINAKDLSITQFEAHKQIMEIIEFFKKYIDGFQSCYIQKIANTTGVRESRRIKGKETLTIDNVIQNLESNESIAICSYPIDIHDPNGMELNWLRKERACCYDIPFGVMVPIKFDNLLVTGRCISATHEAIASARISATAMAIGEAAGVAAGVCAKGDYNFNTINIQEVQTVLNQQGAIPGKKWL from the coding sequence ATGAAGAAAATTTATGATTTAGTCGTCATTGGGGCAGGTCCCAGTGGTATGACCACTGCTATATCGGCTGCAAGACAAGGACTGGAGGTCTTATTAATTGATAAGAACTCCTATCCGGGAGGGATGAATACAGCTGCTATGGTATCGCCTCTACTGACATTTCACTGTGGAGAACAGCAGGTCATTAAAGGTATAGCACAAGAGATAATTGACAGGCTTGCAAAACACAATGCAACATTAGGTCATATCCCGGATCCAATAGGTATGGCGTCTTCGATTACGCCCATTGATACAGAAATTTTAAAAATCGTATATTTTGAGATGTTAGAAGAGCTACCTAATATCACAGTGCTCTTTGATACCGTACTTTATTCTGTCGAATCTAGCCAGGGAATTGTAAAAAAAGTTTGCGTGATTAATAAAAGTGGAAGTGCGACATATACAGGTAAGATGTTTGTAGATTCGACAGGGGATGGCGATTTGGCAGCCATGGCAAAGGCAGAGTTTAATATTGGAAGGACAAAAGATGGCCTATGTCAACCGATGACCTTGATCTTTACAGTCGGTGGTGTTGAGTTATCAAAAGTCATCGAATATGTGGAGAATAACACAGAACAATTTATACTCAACAAGAATAGCGATTTAAATAAATATCTAGCTGTTTCAGGTTTTTTTGAATTTGTAAAACAAGCGCAAGAAAATGGAGACCTTAACATTCCTAGAGACCGTGTGTTGTTTTTTCAGGGGATACACCCAGGTGAGATTACAGTGAATATGACAAGAATTATTAAATTATCAGGAATTAATGCTAAGGATTTAAGTATAACTCAATTCGAAGCGCATAAGCAAATCATGGAGATTATAGAGTTTTTCAAAAAATACATAGATGGTTTTCAATCGTGCTATATACAAAAGATTGCCAATACAACAGGGGTACGAGAAAGTAGACGTATTAAAGGAAAAGAGACACTAACAATTGACAATGTAATTCAAAATCTTGAAAGTAACGAGAGTATCGCTATTTGCTCTTATCCTATTGATATACATGATCCTAATGGCATGGAGCTTAACTGGTTGCGAAAAGAAAGGGCATGCTGCTATGATATACCTTTTGGAGTCATGGTGCCTATAAAATTTGACAACCTATTGGTAACTGGACGTTGTATTTCAGCGACCCATGAGGCTATAGCATCAGCAAGAATATCAGCAACAGCTATGGCGATTGGAGAGGCGGCAGGTGTCGCAGCAGGTGTTTGTGCCAAAGGTGACTATAATTTTAATACGATAAATATACAAGAAGTTCAAACAGTACTTAATCAACAGGGAGCGATCCCCGGGAAGAAGTGGTTGTAA
- a CDS encoding TIGR03905 family TSCPD domain-containing protein, which yields MEYIYKTQNVCARNIKVDVEDNIVTNIQFLNGGCSGNLKALPAILEGWTVEDIENKLSGITCGNRPTSCADQLVKAVKEAYQLASEKKH from the coding sequence ATGGAATATATTTATAAAACACAAAACGTGTGTGCCCGTAACATAAAGGTGGACGTAGAGGATAATATTGTAACCAATATTCAGTTTTTGAATGGTGGATGCAGTGGTAATCTTAAGGCACTTCCGGCTATACTTGAAGGGTGGACGGTTGAAGATATTGAAAACAAGCTTTCAGGTATAACATGTGGTAACAGACCAACATCATGTGCAGATCAACTTGTAAAAGCGGTCAAAGAGGCTTATCAATTAGCAAGTGAAAAAAAGCATTAA